A window of Bactrocera tryoni isolate S06 unplaced genomic scaffold, CSIRO_BtryS06_freeze2 scaffold_25, whole genome shotgun sequence genomic DNA:
TAAATCTTCCTAACTTTTAATTGGAAATTCATGGACTATTGCCGATGGTGCGTTTCCTCAGAAGCTGCTGTATTAACACTTTCTGCTGTGCTATTTCTTCTAGGAGCACTTGGTACAGTGcagaaattttacttatttttctttcCTCAGTTTTaggaataaaaaatacataagtatatataaatgaaaagagGAATATTCTTGTTAGTAGCTTATACCTTCAAAGAAAGCCTTTAAATCTTCCTTACCTTCGCATTTACATGAATTTTCGTTATATCGGACCATCCATATTGctttctaaattattatttaaataataattattaaactaGTTTACACTTTTATTAGACTTTTTTACTATAACTCACTTTTTCaccatattatatatttattattatcaaaattcACGCAACGGATCAAAGTGAATTGACAcgtcaaatttttttgaaaaaaaattgtaccaGAAAAGAGACAAAAGTataatttccattaaaaataaGCATGCTTAGTTCAATTGACGACAGGCGTCCGTTATCTAAGTATGTCGTTATTCGTATTGTCTTCGTTGTTAGTACAGCTTCTTTGTTAAGCGGCCTTTACAcggtcatttttgtatgaagaCATGGTATGATGcaaaaaaaactggttttcgttTAAACGGTCAAACATGCAATCATACTTTATCCCTCTATTATTTGTGAACGAAGCAACATGGCACGTGCATTAGTTGCAGCACTTGTAATTGATATTTTAGAAGAAGGCGaagtgaaacaaaaaaagcaaaaaagacaGAGAAAAACTTGGGTAAAGGAATGGCGATCAAGAAGACCAGTTTTTTCACATATAAGTTTGTTAAAGGAACTTGAACTGTCCAGCCCGGCGGACTACAAAAATTTTCTCCGAATGGATCCTTCTGTATATAGGGAACTTTTGGAAAAAGTAACACCTtatatagaaaaacaaaatactatTATGCGAGACGCAATTTCGCCTGATGAACGTCTCTCTGTAACATTGAGGTATTTGGCAACTGGAGAGAGCTAAGAAAAGAAAGTTTGAAATTCCAGTCGTATATTTCAACTGCAAGTTTAAGCAACATAATTATTGAGACATGTGAAGCGTTGATTAAAGttcttaaagattttatttcagtaagtatacatatgtatatattaaacaaaacaaaaaaaaatatttcttcaaatcaataaaaataacaaaaataaaacgaaaagttTGCTTATGAATAGTCAGAGTCGTTCAGCAAGTCCGTAAATGTCTGTATTCCGTGTTGTTTCCGTATTGTTGAGTATTTATGGTTTCCTGTGGTTGTATATTGATGCtggaaattttttgatattgctGTGGCTGAACTGTTCTATGAAGTCTGATGTGCTGAACTTGCGGTTGAGGAGTAGATATAATTTGCGATGGACTCAGAAGCGGGGGAGAAATTAAGTATTGCGGACGACTTTGCAATGTTGTTGAATCAAAACATGTTGACGAGTTGTCACTATAAGAAAAAGGTGTTGATGAGCATCTTGTGTTAGGTACGTTGAACATCTGATGGGAATTTTCGTTCAACCGACCCAAAGCTCCTTGTTACAACACCTCCATAATGGTTTTATTGGCAAATAATTGTTGATTAAAGTCAAGTTTCCTGAAGAGGACTTCCCAAGTCGAACTGAAGGTACTTGCATCGTCATTGCGTCGCGTCGAATCTTCTAAAGCTTTGACTGCTTTAATAAGCaactgttgtttttcttttttaccaaATTCTCCTTTGTCTTTTTTGGCGCAAGGTGCAATctgaaaagaataaataaaaataaaaactattgtcTTTCCAGTTGCCGAAAAGTGAAGAAGAATGGAAAACGATAGCTTCTGAATTTTATGAACTGTGGAATTTCCCGAATTGCCTTGGCGCTATCGATGGAAAACATGTAAACATTACGAAACCACCGCATTCTGGATCATACTATTTCAACTATAAGAAGACTTACAGTATTGTTTTGATGGCCATAGtcaatgcaaaatatcaatttttaatgGTGGAACCTGGAGCAAACGGAAGAGTTTCCGATGGTGGTGTTTTCGGAAATACTATATTTTCGACTATGCTTGATGACGGAAAGTTGAAAATACCTTCCCCAACAAAACCGTCTGGTTTTGAAAAAGAGCTGCCGTATGTTTTTGTAGCAGACGACGCTTTTGCACTAAGCGAACATTTTATGAAACCCTATAGTCAAAGTGGTCTAACCCAGCATCAACAACAATATAACTATCGTCTGTCACGGGCAAGAAGAGTTGTAGAAAACGCGTTTGGAATTATATCTTCCAGATTCAGAATATTGCTGACTACAATACATTTATCTCCCGAAAAGGCAACGAAAATTGTTTTAGCAATTTGCTATTTACACAACTTCTTAAGCACAAAAAGCTGTGAATATTATCTTCGAATGATAAATGATGTAGGTGAAAAGTCGGTACCTGCTTTGATGCAAATAGAAAAAACCACAAGTCGGAAGAGTACTACCAACGCCAAGAAAATTCGAAACTCATTTTGTGAATACTTTAATGGTGTCGGATCAACGTAATTTTGCATttcgttttataaataaaaataagtatatgcataaataaataaaaatgtcctGTTCGTTTTACTTACGTCTTCCACAGTCGTGTCCCCATTTTCCTCATTTTCTATTGATGACATGCCAGTCATCTGTGTTTCTTGCTCTTCCAAAAATGCTAGGTCATGAAAGTACCACAAAGatggtatatatatttcatcAATTCCTGCTCCAGACTTCTCACttcgcttaattttttttaatttacgtcgATAACATCCGCGAAGTgagtttattttgtattttaaacttTCCAAATTTGCTTTTGGATCTATctccttatatttttttaaaagtgcttCATAAGCAGCattcttctttattttgtttttgtacttctCGCTTTTCACTTTCCATACTTCTGGATAGCTTCGATAAATTTCAAAGAAGTCCTTCCACAGTTCTTCGTTTATCCGTGACGCCATTACGCTTCGATGTTTGCTTACAACTGAAAATATATACTGCGTGCATGATGCAAGCGTTTACACCATAAAACATGTTCATAACAACAtcatgtttttaaaaatttttataaaccatCGCACATGTATGACGAACACGAATTTATTATGTTTACACGCTCATTCTTCTCATCACGTCGCACATGCTTGCAAACTTGAATGACCGTGTAAAGGCCGCTTTACGGATgggttttgctaatttatttttCGAGGAACGCCTCCTGGTATTCCAAATCATTAGCGAAATTACTAATTACCAGTCATGTGGCGAACACATAAGTAGAGGGCGACGCGATAAGCCTGCTaaatgaacatttgtaagacaGTAGCGACATATTAAACAGTTGATGTACACAACACAATGTCcagcatgtacacaaaacaacgcagcagtccattttgtatgtacacaatatcgttgttgccatactaatacctttcacttcaatgaaatttttggaattttaatattttgttaaaagtaaaacttttatgcaaaaagtaagcaaataagtaaatttattcGTTTTAAAGTATGAATTGTTAAAATGAAGGATGTAACAGAGCTATTTTATACTTATCTTTGTAAAATATCGTCAGATTTGTTAGCGCtttgaaaaaacatttacatattattgGCGTCACAACTCCTCTCTACTGTTCTCggcaaaattagaaatatttttaatttagcgaGAGTGACAGTActgtcgtgtagtcgtgcagatGTCTAAATAACTGAGTtaataagaacgtgtgtattttgtGTTTACAGCATAGTAATCGTTAGTAGGTTTAGCGAACTGGTAATTGCTTGAAACCAGCCGAACTGCAGAGATATTTCCGTTGCATACGTGtctcatatacataaatgtatctGTGAATACATGCTTGTTCTTAATAgggcccatacacgacacaaaTGTGCGATCGATCTATGTGAGTTCGTTtcgcccatacacgacacacaaatccattttgcgttcgttcttcacacagTGAACACGTGCggcaggcaagcggaacatttcttcgaatttacttctaatgtagcacttttatcgatttctttgtatttcgttaagggggtattctggtctagaaatttaaaaagaatcgaatttttttttatattttcatagtttaactattcaagaatatgtgtacaaaaggatttttcaaaattcaaactattttcggagatataggcatttttctgacccggcatccaaactggttcggccggaactaatcgaacaaaagactttacgccaaactttaaacgcgtttttctcaaaactgactttctcccgatacccacgatttctcaggttctactggaccgatttacttgaaatttatatagagtcttctttataggcttgtctacggttggaactagccccatccccaaattcttgtttttattatttttaaaaaatttgaaatagtcagaaaaagtgatccaaaaaaactttttttcaggcagtcgccattttgtgaaaaaatttttttcccacaTTTCCgcagttccggccattgcgacattattctagattaataatttttttttttggtttcagataactaggagggttgaaatcatgggtatggtcacgtggaaatttttagagaccccccacatCGTcaactcataatttttgaattttttttactttttttagtttttaatttttttctgtactcttttaaaattagcaaataactaataaaaaaatggatggtaaaaatattaattgcctttttttacgacacttcaaaaattacctgaaattcatgcttctagaccagaatacccccttaataagttattccaacttttatttttctcaattttatttttatatttatcacttttcgtttgccaaattgccaattaattttctataagatcaataaattttgatacgaaatctttattacgggggagcctgctttagaggcttcaaacaatagatttttttcttttttctttaagtctcttcaaaaattatctaacaatatttccccaaagttatagattggaattcgaaatattgtcgaagctagaagggaaatagtgaccgagcgtctaacACATAAGTTTATGAttgagcgcttgggcaaaaagcgaaaactttaaagcgatttttcggtttttcatttttgcgattattcttaattggcgggcaggatagaaaaaaaagtaaacgtcgtatggaattagggcaaagtttattattattcgcaTAAAGTTGTCTTCtattcaaactaaaaaaaattaagaaaagtaaagttttaatatattttaaaacaacataaagtaaagttttt
This region includes:
- the LOC120780414 gene encoding putative nuclease HARBI1 → MLFSTRCNPSRDYAKQSVDDEPLPEQKSTSTEDQHLPKSEEEWKTIASEFYELWNFPNCLGAIDGKHVNITKPPHSGSYYFNYKKTYSIVLMAIVNAKYQFLMVEPGANGRVSDGGVFGNTIFSTMLDDGKLKIPSPTKPSGFEKELPYVFVADDAFALSEHFMKPYSQSGLTQHQQQYNYRLSRARRVVENAFGIISSRFRILLTTIHLSPEKATKIVLAICYLHNFLSTKSCEYYLRMINDVGEKSVPALMQIEKTTSRKSTTNAKKIRNSFCEYFNGVGST